A region of Clostridiisalibacter paucivorans DSM 22131 DNA encodes the following proteins:
- a CDS encoding UDP-N-acetylglucosamine 1-carboxyvinyltransferase, which translates to MDRLLIEGGNKLNGKVNISGFKNAALPIISASLLAADKCTIENIPSIRDVYILMDIMKGMGAEVKYNNGTMDIDTSKINTHKAPYELAKKLRASYYLMGGTIGRFKTCEITYPGGCDIGTRPIDQHIKGFEALGCSVEIQHGVIKCVASELLGTNIYLDVVSVGATINIMLASVLAKGRTVIENAAKEPHIVDTANFLNAMGADVRGAGTDVIKINGVEKLHGCTYSVIPDQIEAGTYMIATAATGGDVIINNVIPKHLESITAKLKEMGVEVVEYDDSIKVAVKSPLKNINIKTLPYPGFPTDLQQPITALLSMVSGTSIVTESIFEGRFKYVDELKRMGAKIKVEGRTSIIDGVNRLSGAKVSATDLRAGASFVIAGLMADGVTEVEDVYHIDRGYERIEQKFIGLGAKIKRISE; encoded by the coding sequence ATGGATAGATTATTAATTGAAGGTGGAAATAAATTAAATGGCAAGGTAAATATAAGTGGCTTTAAAAATGCTGCTCTTCCTATAATATCAGCGTCGTTGTTGGCAGCAGATAAATGTACAATAGAAAATATTCCATCTATTAGAGATGTATATATTCTGATGGATATAATGAAAGGCATGGGTGCAGAAGTTAAATATAATAATGGAACAATGGATATAGATACTAGTAAAATAAACACACATAAGGCTCCATATGAGTTGGCTAAAAAGCTCAGGGCATCCTATTATTTAATGGGTGGTACTATAGGTAGATTTAAAACGTGTGAGATTACTTATCCAGGAGGGTGTGATATAGGGACTAGGCCTATTGACCAGCATATAAAGGGATTTGAAGCACTGGGATGCAGTGTGGAAATACAGCATGGAGTGATAAAATGTGTAGCTAGTGAATTGCTAGGCACAAATATATACTTGGATGTGGTAAGTGTAGGTGCTACTATAAATATAATGCTTGCATCGGTATTGGCTAAGGGTAGAACTGTTATTGAAAATGCAGCTAAGGAGCCCCATATAGTTGATACTGCTAACTTTTTAAATGCTATGGGAGCAGATGTAAGGGGAGCAGGAACGGATGTAATAAAGATAAATGGTGTAGAGAAACTTCATGGTTGTACATATAGTGTAATCCCTGATCAGATAGAGGCAGGCACATATATGATAGCTACTGCAGCTACAGGAGGAGATGTGATAATAAACAACGTTATTCCAAAACATTTGGAATCAATAACTGCAAAGCTTAAAGAGATGGGTGTTGAGGTAGTAGAATATGATGATTCCATAAAGGTGGCGGTGAAATCGCCTTTAAAGAATATAAATATAAAGACATTGCCATACCCTGGATTTCCTACAGATTTACAACAGCCTATAACGGCGTTGTTATCAATGGTATCTGGAACTAGCATAGTTACAGAGAGTATATTTGAAGGAAGGTTCAAATATGTAGATGAATTAAAAAGGATGGGAGCAAAGATAAAAGTGGAAGGCAGGACATCTATAATAGATGGTGTAAACAGGCTTAGTGGTGCCAAAGTATCTGCTACAGATTTAAGGGCAGGGGCTTCTTTTGTTATAGCAGGACTGATGGCGGATGGAGTAACTGAGGTTGAAGATGTTTATCATATTGACAGAGGGTATGAGAGAATAGAGCAAAAATTTATTGGGCTAGGAGCAAAGATCAAAAGAATTAGTGAATAG
- a CDS encoding MBL fold metallo-hydrolase, which produces MTLRFCSLASGSSGNCQYIGTDKINILIDAGLSGKKIQEGLKSIDVDPNSINVILVTHEHKDHIKGVGILSRRFNIPIYANSNTWEHMEKHIGNISDENIRIFDTERDFSLGDLGISTFRTYHDASESVGFCINKKHKKISILTDTGCVDDNIRNKIKGSDLMLVESNHDIEMLKMGKYPWFLKKRIMGDKGHLSNEDAGNLITEVFCENRENILLAHLSNENNFPELAYQTVANIIADKGINIDKDISVGLTNRDCPTKVYNL; this is translated from the coding sequence ATGACATTAAGGTTTTGTTCATTGGCCAGTGGAAGTAGTGGCAATTGCCAATATATAGGGACAGACAAAATAAATATTCTTATAGATGCTGGACTAAGTGGAAAAAAGATACAGGAAGGTCTAAAATCTATAGATGTGGATCCCAATAGTATAAATGTTATATTGGTGACCCATGAGCATAAAGACCATATAAAGGGAGTAGGTATATTATCTAGAAGGTTTAATATTCCCATATATGCAAATAGTAATACTTGGGAACATATGGAGAAGCATATAGGGAATATATCAGATGAAAATATAAGGATATTTGACACAGAAAGGGACTTTAGTTTGGGAGATTTAGGTATATCTACATTTAGGACATATCATGATGCCAGTGAATCTGTAGGATTTTGTATTAATAAAAAGCATAAAAAAATAAGCATACTTACAGATACAGGATGTGTAGACGATAATATAAGAAACAAGATAAAGGGTTCTGATTTAATGCTTGTGGAGTCAAATCATGATATAGAGATGTTGAAGATGGGAAAATATCCTTGGTTTTTAAAAAAAAGGATTATGGGAGATAAAGGTCATCTATCCAATGAGGACGCAGGGAATCTAATAACAGAGGTATTTTGTGAAAATAGGGAAAATATATTATTAGCCCATCTAAGTAATGAAAATAATTTTCCTGAATTAGCTTATCAAACAGTTGCAAATATTATTGCAGATAAGGGTATAAATATAGATAAGGACATATCTGTTGGATTGACTAATAGAGATTGTCCAACTAAGGTCTATAACCTTTAA
- the yycI gene encoding two-component system regulatory protein YycI, translating into MDWSKAKNILIIAFVITNLLLFYVLWQNQTYNGSYVNLEKGFVEDVKALLLDKDIKIDSPIPKEVPSMTLLDIEYETYDTKHKREELVNKFFDDYQYIQEDGKDFFIKDNESIHINNNKEIVYENKNDEERFSDIDLDTSKSIAMEFLENNSIYDEDLVLSEVKELKQGYMLEYTKVFQNILVEKSYMKFTIDNRGVREFRRIWMYIVDYNDKEIMVRSAPDALLRLVSNERVYGKTISDISICYYFNPKEHEMVDIKDTKRANAVPAWRVEFSDGTKVFLEEY; encoded by the coding sequence ATGGACTGGTCAAAGGCGAAAAACATACTAATAATAGCTTTTGTTATAACTAATTTGTTGTTATTTTATGTTTTATGGCAAAATCAAACTTATAATGGTAGCTACGTAAATCTTGAAAAAGGTTTTGTTGAAGATGTAAAGGCCCTTTTACTTGACAAAGATATAAAGATAGACAGTCCAATACCTAAAGAAGTGCCATCCATGACTTTATTAGATATAGAGTATGAGACATATGATACAAAGCATAAAAGGGAAGAATTGGTGAATAAATTTTTTGATGACTACCAATATATACAGGAAGATGGAAAAGATTTTTTTATAAAAGATAATGAGTCTATCCATATAAACAATAATAAAGAAATAGTATATGAAAATAAAAATGATGAAGAACGTTTTTCTGATATAGATTTAGATACAAGCAAATCTATAGCTATGGAATTTTTAGAAAATAACAGTATATATGATGAAGACTTGGTATTAAGCGAAGTAAAGGAACTTAAACAAGGTTATATGTTAGAATACACAAAAGTTTTTCAAAATATATTAGTGGAAAAGTCTTATATGAAGTTTACAATAGATAATAGAGGTGTACGAGAATTTAGGAGAATATGGATGTATATAGTAGATTATAATGATAAGGAGATTATGGTTAGATCGGCTCCTGATGCATTACTAAGGCTTGTATCCAATGAGCGGGTATATGGTAAAACTATATCAGATATCTCCATATGTTATTACTTTAATCCTAAAGAGCATGAAATGGTTGATATAAAGGACACTAAAAGGGCCAATGCTGTACCAGCATGGAGAGTAGAATTTTCAGATGGAACTAAGGTATTTTTAGAAGAATATTAA
- the htrA gene encoding serine protease HtrA produces the protein MNNNWEDNGSPYYMEEPPINKKPRKKRGLFSYFIVALIGALVGGILSVYIAPNYLYGNIIPLPQIYKGNTVIEGQKINISPKDDLTIATAVAKKAVKTVVGITTLETQVDIFFGPRQLQGVGSGLIIDSKGYILTNSHVVGDGNAEKITVQFENGDKKPAEVIWNDIALDLAIIKVNASNLPVAELGDSDNLQVGEVAIAIGNPLGLQFQRTVTSGIISGLERTIRDQNIMMEDLIQTDASINPGNSGGPLLDAEGKVIGVNTAKITSAEGLGFAVPINVAKTIIDQVINEGKVTTVYLGIRGVEVEKYEKALGVELTADEGIILIEIIKDSPAHKAGIKPGDVLKSIDGKEVLDMNTLRPVLYKYRPGDKAKVKLMRNGENIELEIEFERKPEGY, from the coding sequence ATGAACAACAATTGGGAAGACAATGGTAGTCCATATTATATGGAAGAGCCACCTATAAATAAGAAGCCTCGCAAAAAAAGGGGATTATTTTCTTATTTTATTGTTGCTCTTATAGGAGCCCTTGTAGGAGGGATACTATCTGTATATATAGCACCTAATTATTTATATGGTAATATAATTCCTCTACCACAGATATATAAAGGAAATACAGTAATAGAGGGACAAAAAATAAACATAAGTCCTAAGGATGATTTAACTATAGCTACAGCAGTGGCTAAAAAGGCTGTAAAAACAGTAGTGGGTATAACCACATTAGAAACGCAGGTGGATATTTTCTTTGGACCTAGACAGCTTCAAGGAGTAGGTTCAGGGCTTATAATAGACAGCAAAGGTTATATATTGACCAATTCTCATGTGGTAGGAGATGGCAATGCTGAAAAAATAACTGTTCAGTTTGAAAATGGAGATAAGAAACCAGCAGAAGTTATATGGAATGATATAGCATTGGATTTGGCAATAATAAAGGTAAATGCATCAAATCTTCCAGTAGCAGAATTAGGTGACTCTGATAACTTACAGGTTGGAGAAGTAGCAATAGCCATAGGGAATCCTTTGGGATTACAATTTCAACGAACAGTAACATCGGGCATAATAAGTGGATTGGAAAGAACCATAAGGGATCAAAATATTATGATGGAAGATCTAATCCAGACTGACGCATCTATTAATCCTGGAAACAGTGGTGGACCGTTATTAGATGCAGAGGGTAAAGTCATAGGAGTAAATACAGCCAAAATAACATCAGCAGAGGGATTAGGTTTTGCAGTGCCTATAAATGTAGCTAAAACAATAATAGATCAAGTGATTAATGAAGGTAAGGTTACTACCGTATATTTAGGCATAAGAGGAGTAGAAGTAGAAAAGTATGAAAAGGCATTGGGAGTTGAATTAACTGCAGATGAGGGCATAATTTTAATAGAAATAATAAAGGATTCTCCCGCCCATAAAGCAGGAATAAAACCAGGAGATGTATTGAAGAGTATAGATGGAAAAGAAGTATTAGACATGAATACTTTAAGACCAGTGCTTTATAAATATAGGCCTGGGGATAAGGCCAAGGTTAAGCTGATGAGGAACGGGGAGAATATAGAGTTGGAGATTGAATTCGAGAGAAAACCGGAGGGTTATTAA